Sequence from the Anaerohalosphaeraceae bacterium genome:
TTATTGAGTGTGCTCACGGAAGGCCGCCGGCGGTTGCAACGGGAATCAAGCGGGTCCTGCCGGACCGAATCGTTTTTACCTATCAGGGAGATGGTGATTTGGCGGCGATTGGGACGGCGGAAACCATCCATGCGGCCAATCGGGGCGAGAACATCACGGTTATCTTCGTCAACAATGCTATTTACGGGATGACCGGCGGACAAATGGCCCCGACGACCCTGATAGGGCAGTGGAGTACAACCACACCGGCTGGGCGGGGAAAATTGGGCGAGGGCGGGCCGATTAAAGTCTGCGAAATGCTCAGCGTGCTGGAGGGGCCCTGCTATCTGGAGCGGGTGGCCGTCAGTACGCCCAAAGATGTCCTTCGGGCCAAAAAGGCGATTCGAAAGGCCTTTGAAAATCAAATCGCCGGCAAAGGATTTTCGCTGGTCGAGGTGCTTTCGATGTGTCCGACGGACTGGAAACTCAGCCCGAAAGAGGCCGTTGAGTTTGTCAACGAGAAGATGAAGACGGTTTTTCCTCTTGGAGTGTTTAAGGACCGCTGAAGGGATTCAGGATGGCGGGAATGTCTCAAATGCGGATTATCATCGCCGGTTTCGGCGGCCAGGGCGTGGTGCTCACGGGCAATCTGATTGCGCGTGCCGCCCTGAAAGAGAATAAAAACGTTACCGGCATGGTGGCTTATGGGGCGGAAATGCGGGGCGGTACTGCTTTTGCCGCCGTAATTGTCAGCGATGATGAGATCGCCTGTCCGTTTGTGGAGACGCCCGATGCGGCGATAGTGCTCAACCAGCCCTCCCTCGATAAGTTTGAACCAGATGTGGCAGCCGGCGGACTTTTGCTGGTCAATACCTCGCTGGTGAAGCGAGGGCCCAAACGGGAGGACATTGACTGCATCTTTGTTCCAGCGACGGAAATTGCCCAGAATCTGGGACAAATGAAGGTAGCCAACCTGGCAGCGCTGGGTGCCTTTGTTCGGCATACGGCTTTGGTGAAGGAAGAGAGCATCCGGCAGGCCGTTAAAGACCTGTTTTCCGAGAAGAATCCGGCCTTGACAGCGGTGAATCTGGCGGCCTTTGAGGCCGGTTTGGGGGAAAGCCGCTTCCGGAAGGCCGCCTGTTCCGCTTCAAAAAAACCATAGTGTTTTTATATTCAGGAGAGGTTTTTCGATGCATTTGTCGGAAAGCAGCCGGCCGTCTTTTCATCAGCAAACTCTCGAAGGACTCTCCCGAAGGGGCCGCACCGATACCGGACTGCAAATGGCGCCGATGATTGATGTGATTTTTCTCCTGCTGACTTTCTTTGTTCTGACGGCGCGGTTCCGACCCTCGGAGGCGCAGGTTCCGCTTCAACTGCCTCGGCAAGATTCTTCGGAGCGTTTTTCCATCATTGAGCCGCTGCTTCTGGAAATGACATCCGAACAAGAGAGTTTGCGAATCAAAATCGGTACAGACAAGATAATCCTGCTTCCGCCGGAAGCGTCGCCGAGAGAGTGGACAGCGGCGGCGGACGCGGTGGAAGAGATTTGCCGCCGGCAGCAGCGCAGGCCCGATGACCCGATTGAATTGCTTTGCGGCGATGAGGTATCTTGGGAAGCCGTTGTGAAAATGTATGACCTGCTGCGGGTGCTCGGTTTCAGTCAAATTGTGTTTGTCATGACGGATGGGTATGAAAATGATGCCCGGTAGCAAGGTCTGGTTCTGGATTCTTTTGGGAGGATTGGTCTGTTGGGTTCGGGCGGAACCTTCTCCGGAG
This genomic interval carries:
- a CDS encoding thiamine pyrophosphate-dependent enzyme encodes the protein MEFRRPKTLKNVLTHYCPGCGHGIVHRLVAEVIDELGIRERTIGTAPVGCAVLLYDYMNCDIIECAHGRPPAVATGIKRVLPDRIVFTYQGDGDLAAIGTAETIHAANRGENITVIFVNNAIYGMTGGQMAPTTLIGQWSTTTPAGRGKLGEGGPIKVCEMLSVLEGPCYLERVAVSTPKDVLRAKKAIRKAFENQIAGKGFSLVEVLSMCPTDWKLSPKEAVEFVNEKMKTVFPLGVFKDR
- a CDS encoding 2-oxoacid:acceptor oxidoreductase family protein; translated protein: MAGMSQMRIIIAGFGGQGVVLTGNLIARAALKENKNVTGMVAYGAEMRGGTAFAAVIVSDDEIACPFVETPDAAIVLNQPSLDKFEPDVAAGGLLLVNTSLVKRGPKREDIDCIFVPATEIAQNLGQMKVANLAALGAFVRHTALVKEESIRQAVKDLFSEKNPALTAVNLAAFEAGLGESRFRKAACSASKKP
- a CDS encoding biopolymer transporter ExbD — translated: MHLSESSRPSFHQQTLEGLSRRGRTDTGLQMAPMIDVIFLLLTFFVLTARFRPSEAQVPLQLPRQDSSERFSIIEPLLLEMTSEQESLRIKIGTDKIILLPPEASPREWTAAADAVEEICRRQQRRPDDPIELLCGDEVSWEAVVKMYDLLRVLGFSQIVFVMTDGYENDAR